The Streptomyces sp. NBC_01298 genome contains the following window.
CAGCGGCATCCCGCCCTCCAGGGCGAGGCGCTCGCAGTCCCCGTCGCGGGTGCGCAGCAGGGGGTCGATGTGGCCGGCCCGGACCAGTTGCAGCACCCCGGTCGACAGGTCTGCCTCGGCGTACGTGCAGGTGGCGAAGCGGTCGGTGTCCAGCTCGTGCAGGAAGACGGAGGCCCGGGCCATGACGGTGGCCGGCGAGTGCCCTTCGGCCGCGTAGGCGCGGAGCACGATCCGCAGCTGGCCCATGACCGCCGCCGCGTGGGTGTCGTGGCCCTGGACGTCCCCGATGACCGCGCCGACCCGGCCGCCGGGCAGCGGGATGACGTCGTACCAGTCGCCGCCGATGTCCTGGCCCATCTTGGCCGAGCGGTACCGCACGGCGATCTCGGCGCCGGGCACCGAGGGGATCCGGCGCGGCAGCATCGCCTGCTGGAGCCCTTCCGCCAGATCGTGCTCCTGTTCCAGCAGCATCGCCCGCTGGAGGCTCTGCGCGATGCTGCTGCCGAGCGCGACGAGGAGGTTGCGCTCCTCCTGGGAGAAGCCGTCCTTGTCCTGGTAGAGCAGGCCGATCGCGCCGATCGGGCGGGCCTGGGCGATCAGCGGAAGATAGGCGGCCGCCGAGATGTGCATCGAGGAGATCTTCGCCCAGAGCCCGGGGTACCCGGCGGCGAACTCGGCCGCGGAGTCCAGGAAGCGCGGCTGGAGCGAGCGGACCACCTCGCTCATCGGGTACGGCTCGTCGATGCGCGTGTAGCGGGTGCCGGGGACGAAGCTGCCGGCGGGGCCCTCGGCGACGAGGTGGATCCGGCCGGCCTCGACCAGTCCCATCACCATCCCCATGGACCCGAGCCGTTCCAGGCCGTGGGCATCGCCGAGGGCGTCGATGACGTCCTGGACGGTACGGGCGTGCGCGAGCGCGGCGGTGGTGGACTCGACCACGGACGTCTGGCGGCGCCGCTCCTCGTCCAGCCCGAGGCGTTCCGCCGAATGACTCAGTTCCTCGGTGGCGTCGCGGACGATGCCGATGATGCGGTACGGGCGGCCTTCCGGGCCGCGCATGACCCGGCCCTGGGTGTGCGTCCAGCGCAGCGTGCCGTCGTGGCAGCGGATGCGGAAGTAGGCGCCGTAGCTGTCCACCCCGCTCTTGAGGGCCGAGGAGACCAGTGCGTCGAGCCGGGCGCCCTCGGCGGGCGGGACGCGCGGCGAGAGGGACCCGGGCCTGCCGTCGTACTCCGCGGCGGTGGTGTCGAAGACCTCCAGGGCGGCCGAGTCCATGTGCATGAGACCGGTGACCAGGTCCCAGTCGAAACTGCCCATGCGGTTCAGCGAGAGCGAGCGGTCCGGGTGTGCGGGCCAGTCCTCCGGCAGCGATACGGCGATCGGCACCGGTCCACCATGACACACGGGCCGGTCAGGCGCTCTCCAGGTACTGGCCGTCGTACGGGGCCGAGGGCTGCTGCTCGGGGACGGAGTACGGGTCGGAGTACGGGTCGGCGTAGGGGTCCGCGTACGGGTCCGCGTACGGGTCGCTCGGCTGCGGCGACGCCCCGTCGGGGCCCACCAGGGTCCCGGGGTCGCCCGGGGTCTGCCCGGGCAGGTCGGAGGGGATGTCGCCCGGCTGGTCGGTGGCGGGCGGCGGGGCGGTGGGCGGGCCCGTGGGCACGCCGGACGAGGGCTGGTCGGGGGCCGTCGGGGTGTTCGGGCCGGTCGGGTCGCCGGGGGTGCTGGGAGCCGTCTGCGGGGGGCTCGGCGGGCAGTCGGGCACGTTCGGGGCGGCGCTGGCGCCGGGGCTCGGCGGGCCGGTGGGCGGCGGCTCGGTACGGGCGAGGCTGTTGCTGTCGGGGGTCCGGCACGGTTCGGCCGGCGAAGTGCCGGGCGGGGTGGCGGGCCCGGCGGGGATCCCGTCGGCCGGGTCGTACGGGGGCGGCGTCTGCGGGGCGCGGTCCTGGGCTCCGTCGTCGCCGGCCGTGCGCTCGATCCAGGTGTTGTCGGCGACGTTGACGATGACCAGGTTGTTGATCACCTGAATGGTGGGCTCGATGACCACGACCTGGGCGGGCTGGTAGCCGCTCCAGGGCTCCCCCTTGAGCACCGGTGCGCCCTTGGCGGCGCGCGGCGAGAGCAGCGGGTTGCCGCAGGCGCAGCGGACGCGGGGCATTCCGTGGTTGTCCACGAGGACGGCGGTGCCGGCCTGGAGCACGGACTGGAAGGCGTCCGGCTTGCCGCCGACGAAGCCGTGGTTGGTCACCCGGGTGTCGGCGCGCAGCACGACCGGGGTGAGGCCGCGCAGGAAGTCGGGGATCTGCTCCTGCGCCACCTGGGAGGCCTCGGCGAAGGCGCGGGCCTTGGCGTCGTCGGCGGTCAGGGACTGGACCTGCGCCTCCACGTCGCAGCTGCCGAGGCGCTGGGTTCCGCCGTACAGGCCGGGGGTGGCCGCGTTGACGGTACGGATGCCCTGGCCGGTCGCGTTGGGCAGCGGGGGCTGGACGGGGGCCGATTCGCCGGTGGCGGAGGAGGCGGTGAAGGGGTCCGGACCGGCCGAGGCCACGGGCTGGAGGTGGACGTCCTGGCTCTCGGCGGCGGGGCCCTTGGTCCGTCCCTCGTCGGCGGAGGCGCCGCAGGCCGCGGCGAGGAGTCCGAGGACGGTGAAGAGGGCCGCACGGGCCGGTGCGTGACGACGCGGCGCCTGACGAGGTGTCGGTGCGTGCACGTTGGATCTCCCTTTTCGCCCCGGTTGCTCCCTCTTGTCTGCCGTATGTACGAGGAGCCCGCAACCGGAGATCGCACATCCGACCCTGTCTTGAACATGTTCAAGACAGGGTCTAGGCTCACGATCGTGAGTTGAACGCGTTCAAGGCGTTCGTTCCGAGGAGGGGGATCCGCGGTGACCGTGCTGGTGAATCTGATCGTCACGCTGGGCATGCTCTACGTCGTCCCGGCCGGCCTGCGCCTGATCGATCCGGTCCGGTTCGCGCGGACGGCCCGGCTCTGGCCGCTGTTCGCGGCTCCCGGAGCGGTGTGCCTGTGGCTGCCCCGGGGAGCCCCGGCCACGGCCCTCGCCGCGGTCTACGCGGCGGCGACGCTGGCCCTGGCGGTACGGGGCCTGGCCCTGGCGGTACGGGGCCTGGCCCTGGCGGTACGGGGCCTGGCCTTGGCGGTACGGGCCGCGCCCGGGCGGGGCCCCGGACCCGGATCGGCACCCGGCCCCGGCACCGGACCCGGCCCCGGCCCCGCCGAGGTGGCCGTGCTCACCGCGCTCGTGGCGCCCTCGGTCGCCGGGACCGCCCTGGTCGCCGAACGCGCCGGGTACCGGCTCTTCGGCTTCGACCTCGACATCCTGGCCCTGACCGTGCCGCACTTTCACTTCGCCGGTTTCACCGCGGCCCTGGTCGCCGGGCTCGTGTGCCGGGCCTGCGCCGCCGGAGCCCTCGCCCGCTGGGCGGCGTACAGCGTCCCGGCCGGGACCGGGCTCGTGCTCCTCGGCTACTTCATCGACGACTGGGCCGAGCTGGTGGGCGCGGTGACGCTGACCGGCGGCATGTGGGCGGTGGCCCTGCTGACCTGGCGGGAGGTCCGCACCGGGGCCGGGGCCCGCGACCGGACCACCGGCGCGCTGCTCGCGGGCTCGGCGGCCGTTCTGGTGGCCACCATGCTGCTCGCCCTGTGGTGGGCGCTCGGCGAGGCCACCGGGATCGTGCACCCCACCCTGACCTGGATGGCCGCCACCCACGGCCTCGGCAACGCCCTCGGCTTCGGCCTGTGCTCGCTGCTCGCCTGGCGTCGCCTGACCGCCGGCCGGGCAGCCCCGACCGCTCCGGCCGGGCAGCCGGAACCACCTGAACTTCCCCGAGCGGCCGCCCCGGCCGCCCGGCCCGCCCGAACGGAGATTCCGGCATGACCCGCCTGACCAGCGAAGGCCGCAGCACCTTCAACTACCCCGACCGGGGCGCCACGGCCCGGCGGCCGCTGCCCGCCGGATACGACATCACCCACCACCGCACCCGGATCGGGCAGGGGCAGGCCGCTTTCGACGCCGCCGGGGCGGCCGTCACCACCTTCCGCGCGCACCGCGCCTCGGGCATGCTCGTCACGGCCGGAGGGTCCCCCGTCCGCCCCGGTGACCGGGCCGTGGTCGGGATCGGGATCGGCCCGCTGCGGATCGACGCCCCGTGCGAGGTGATCTGGACCGCGTACGAGCCCCGCCGGACCGGTTTCGCCTACGGCACGCTCGCCGGGCATCCCGAGTGCGGCGAGGAGTCCTTCGTGGTGGACATGGAGCCGGACGGCTCGGTGTGGTTCGAGGTGAACGCCTTCAGCCGCCCGGCAAGCTGGTACACCCGTCTCGCGGGCCCGGTCGTCCCCTTCTTGCAGCAGGCCTACGTCCGCCGGCTCGGGCGGTACGTGCGGCGCCTCGCCACGGGCGCCCGGCCCGCGCCGGCCGGATACTGGAGGCGATGGACTGGTTCACGGCGCCCGGATACTGGCTGGGGCGGCTGATCTTCCAGCGGGCCCTGGCCGGTGTCTACCTCCTCGCCTTCGCCGGGGCCGCCCTGCAGTTCCGGGCACTGATCGGGGCGCACGGCATGCTGCCCGTGCCGCACCACCTGCGGTACGTGCCCTTCCGCCGCGCCCCGAGCCTGTTCCACCTGCACTACTCCGACCGGTTCTTCGCCCTCTGCGCCTGGACCGGGGCCGCTCTGGCGGCGGCGCTCGCCGCGGGGGCCGGGGACGCGGTGCCCCTGGGCGCGGCCATGGCGATGTGGGCGCTGCTGTGGCTGCTGTACCTGTCGATCGTGAACGTGGGGCAGACCTGGTACTCCTTCGGCTGGGAGTCGCTGCTGCTGGAGGTCGGCTTCCTGGCCGTGTTCCTCGGCAACGCGCGGGCCGGGCCACCGGTGCTGGTGCTGTGGCTGCTGCGCTGGGTGGTCTTCCGGGTGGAGTTCGGCGCGGGGCTCATCAAGATGCGCGGCGACCCCTGCTGGCGCCGGCTCACCTGCCTGTACTTCCATCACGAGACGCAGCCGATGCCCGGCCCGCTGAGCTGGTTCTTCCACCACCTGCCGAAGCCGCTGCACCGGGTGGAGTGCGCCGCCAACCACGTGACCCAACTGCTGGTGCCCGTCCTGCTGTTCACTCCGCAGCCGGTGGCCTCGTACGCCGCCGCGGTCATCGTGGCGACCCAGCTGTGGCTGGTGGTCTCGGGGAACTTCGCCTGGCTGAACTGGATCACGATCACGGTGGCCCTGCCGGCCTTCGACTTCGGCACGCTCGCTGGCGCACCGCCGCCGGCCGCCTCCCGGCAGGGGCCGCTCTGGTATGTGGTGCTGGTGTGCGCGGCGACCGCGCTGGTGCTCGTACTGAGCCGGCACCCGGTGGCCAACATGGTTTCGCGCGGCCAGGTCATGAACCGGTCCTTCGACCCGCTCCACCTGGTGAACACCTACGGGGCGTTCGGCACCGTGGGCCGGATCCGCGAGGAGGTGGTGGTGGAGGGCACCGCGGACCGGCAGCCGCGGGAGGACGGCGCGTGGCGGGAGTACGGGTTCCGGGGCAAGCCGGGTGACGTGCGCCGGATCCCGCGCCAGTTCGCCCCGTACCACCTGCGCCTCGACTGGCTCATGTGGTTCGCGGCGCTCTCCCCCGGCTATGCCCGCGACTGGTTCGGGCCGTTCGTGGAGCGGCTCCTGGCCGGCGACCGGGACACCCTGAAGCTGCTCCGGCACAACCCCTTCCCGGACGCGCCGCCGCGGTACGTCCGGGCGCGGCTGTACCGCTACCGGTTCACGACCTGGCGGGAGCTGCGCGAGACCGGGGCGTGGTGGCACCGCACGCTGGTGCGCGAGTACCTGCCGCCGACCCGGCTCGCGGAGGCGGCCTGGTCGGAGCCCCGGCCGAAGCCTCGCTCAGAGCCCGAGTAGCGCGGACTCCTGCTCGGCGCTCATCCCCGGAGCCGGACGGTCGGGGCGCTGCGGGGCCACCCCGCCCAGCTCCTGGAGCCAGCTCCAGGTGTCGGCGACGGTCTCCTCGACCGGGCGGCACTTCAGGCCCGCCGCGAGCGCCTTGGTGACGTCAGCGCCGTACATGTGGTCGTGCATCTCGCCCTCGGGCATCCAGGCGGGCAGATCCGTCCAGGGCTGCACGCCCGCCTCCTCGATCCGGGCCGGATCGATCCAGCGGAGCTCGGCCCCGCCGCCGGTCGCCTTCGCGCAGGCCTCCAGGAGGCGGCCCATCGTGGCGTGGCCGGTCGGGGAGACCAGGTTGTAGGGACCGCCGTGCCCGGCTTCGGCGGCGTCCAGGGTCCAGTGCGCGAGATCGCGCACGTCCACGTACTGGAGCGGGAGCTCGCGCGGCCCGGGGGCGGGCAGCGGGCCGCCGCGCGCCGCACGGTTGAGCCACCAGGGCAGCCGGCCCACGTTCTCGTACGGGCCGAGGATGAGCCCGGCGCGGACCAGCAGGGCGCGGTCGCCGAAGGCGTCCACGGCGGCCATCTCGGCGCCGCGCTTGTCCTCGGCGTAGGCGACGGAGTCCGCGTCGGGCGAGCCGTCGACGAGCGGGCCGTCCTCGCCCGCGCCCGCCGGGGCGGGGTAGGAGTGCACCGAGCGGCTGGATATGTACGCGTACCGGCCGACCCGGCCGGCCAGCAGGCGGGCGCTGTCGCGGACGGCCGTGGGGGCGCCGCCCCAGGTGTCTACGACGAGGTCCCACTCCCCCTCGGCGAGGGCGTCCAGGCCTCCGGGGGCGGTGCGGTCCCCGTGCAGGGCCGTGGTCCCCGGCGGGGGCGCGTGGTGCCCGCGGTGGAAGACGGTGACGTCCCACCCGCGTCTCAGGGCGTCTTCGGTGATCGCGCGCCCGACGAATTCGGTTCCACCCAGCATCAGCAGCTTCATGCAGGTCAGCCTGCCCGGCACCGGGGGTGCGCGGAACCCTTGATCGCCCAGAGCGATGACGCCCACGGCGTACGCGCACCGGGAACTTCCGGGCGCCGTTCGGCATTGCGGCGACACGGGGCGGACAGCCGCCACAGGCCGCCGCCCGTCGTCCCGGGCCCTGACTCCGGGACGACGGGCGGACCGCGCCGTACGCGCCTGTCGGACCGCTCGCGGTCCGCGCCCGCGCGATTAGTCGATGCCGGGCAGGATGTGCGGCTCCGCGAGGTCGTCCTCGTAGCCGGCCAGGCGGATGGGAGCGGACCGGGCCCAGACCTCCAGGTTGCCGAGGGTCTCGGGGCGCTTGCTGCTCCGCGACCCCGTCCGTTCCCTGGTGGCCTGCTCCGTCGTCGTCAGTTCTGGTGTCACCGCGCACTCCTTTGTGTCGCGTAACCCGGCGGGCGAACCGCGCGCCGGTGCGGATTGAAAAGTGTTTCCGGACGCGGTGGCGCCTTGGTGGAGCGAGGGCCGGTGTGGGGCTCTCTTGGCGATCAGAGTACACATATGAGCGCACCCCCGCTCGATAGAATAGTAAAATCCACTCCGGAAAGCTTGTTTTCGCCACGAGTTCATCACCTCGCACGGCGGCGCGTCGCGTAGGACTGATCTGCTCGACGGCGCCATACGGGTGATACGCGGTCGGCGACGGAGGGAACGACAGTGGCGAAGTCCGAGGTGCCGGTGGTCGTCGGGAGCGTCGGGGAGCTGATGGAACTGCTGCGCGGGCACGGCGACGGGCATGGGCTGCGGGTCGCCGCGCTGCTGCGCCGTTCCCACCCCTCCGACAAGGAACTGCAGGTCGCGGGGCTACTGATCCACCACCCCGCGGAGGCGATCCGCCCCCTGCTGGGCGAGCGGGTGGCCCGGCTCGTACGGGACCACGGACCGGGGGCACCGGATCCCTGGGCCGACCCCGACACGGAGTCCCTCGGGGACGCGGCGGAGGCGGGCCGCTCCGCGGGCCTGGACGCGGGTGTGCTGGAGGACTGGCGCCCGGTCCTGGAACTGGTCGCGGCGGGGGCCTACGGCCGTACCGCCTGAACGGCGAGCGCCCCCGGCCCCTCTCGCGAGGAGAGGGACCGGGGGCGCTCGGATGAGTCGGGGTGGGCGGGCCTACCAGTTGGCGGGCGCGTAGTCCTTGAGGAAGACCCCGAACAGGTCCTCGCCGAGCTCGCCGCGGACGATCGGGTCGTAGACCCGGGCCGCGCCGTCGACCAGGTCGAGGGGGGCGTGGAAGCCCTCCTCGGCGAGGCGGAGCTTGTCGAAGTGCGGGCGCTCGTCCGTGATCCAGCCGGTGTCGACCGAGGTCATCAGGATCCGGTCGGTCTGGAACATCTCCTGGCCGCTCGTCCGGGTCACCATGTTCATCGCGGCCTTGGCGGCGTTGGTGTTCGGGTGCCCCGCGCCCTTGTAGCCGCGACTGAAGACGCCCTCCATCGCCGAGACGTTCACGACGTACGCCCGTCCACCCGCCGCCTTTCGGGCGGCCTCGGCCATGGCCGGCCTGAGCGCACTGATCAGGATGAACGGCGACGTGTAGTTGCACAGCTGGGTCTCGAGCAGCTCCACCGGGGAGATCTGGTCGATGGTCTGCACCCACGTGTTGCTGTCGACGACGTCGGGCAGCAGGCCGCCCGCGTCGATGGCGGTGCCGGCCAGGTGTCGCTCCAGGCTGGCATTGCCCGCGACCAGCGCGAGGTCGGCGACCTTCTGCGCCTCGAGCCCGCTCACGCCGATGGGCAGCGCCGCCAGACCGTCGACCGCGCCGGAGTTGAAGGCCCCGATGACGTGGTGGGCCGGGAGCTCGCCGGCCGGAAGCGGGGCGCTCTCCCCCTCGACCAGCGCCGCGTAGGCGCTGGGCAGGCGACGAACGGTCTGCGTCGCGTTGTTGATCAGGATGTCGAGCGGGCCGGCCGCGGCCACCTGCTCGGCGAGGGCCACCGACTGGGCCGGGTCGCGCAGGTCGATGCCGACGACCTCCAGCCGGTGCATCCAGTCCGCCGAGTCGTCCATCGCCTTGAAGCGGCGGATGGCGTCCTTGGGGAAACGGGTGGTGATCGTGGTGTGCGCGCCGTCGCGCAGCAGCCTCAGCGCGATGTACATGCCGATCTTGGCCCGGCCGCCGGTGAGCAGCGCGCGCTTGCCGGCGAGGTCGGCACGGGCTTCCCGCTTGGTCCGGTTCTCGACGGCGCAGCCCGGGCAGAGCTGGTGGTAGAAGTAGTCGACCTCGACGTAACGCGCCTTGCAGACGTAGCAGGAGCGCGGGCGCTGGAGGATTCCGGCGATCCGGCCGGTCTCCGTGACCGAGGAGGGCAGCAGGCCCTCGGTCTCGTCGTCGATGCGCTCGGCGGAGCCGGTCGCGGTCGCCTCGGTGACGGCCTTGTCGTTGGCGGTCTTGGCGGCGCGGCGGTCCTGGCGCCGGCGCTGCTTGACCGTCCGGTACAGACCGGCGGTGGCGCGGCGCACGGTGATCGCGTCCGGGTGGTCGACGTCGAGCTTGTCGAGCTCGTCGAGCACGCTGAGGCAGAGGGCCAGGCGGTCGGGGTCGATGCCCGGCCCGAAGGCGTGGCCCTGCTCCTGGCTGTCTTCGGTCACCGTCATACCCGCTGCGTTCCTTGATCAGTCGTCCGCGTCCGCCGGATGCGGAAGTCCCCAAAAGGGCTAGTGTACGGATCCCCCACGCGCGAAGACAAACGCACTCTCCCGCTCCCGGCTACTGCGTTCGGAGTACACCCAAGGGCGTACCCGTACCCGCCTTCAGGGGGAGGAATAGCTCTCCCGACTCGGGCATTGTGACTTTTATGAGCGCCCTAGCCTTTTCGGTCCTGCTGTGCCTGGTGTCCGCCGTGGCGTACGCGGCCGGGGCGATCGTCCAGGAGCGGGTCGCGGCCGCCTCCACCGGCCGGTCGTACGCGCCGGTGCGCCGGCCCGCCTGGTACGGCGCGATCGCGCTGAACGGCCTCGGGGCCCTGCTGCACGTGGTGGCGCTCGCCTACGGGCCGCTGAGCCTCGTGCAGCCGCTGGGCGCCCTCACCATCGTCTTCGCGCTCCCGATGGCGGCCGTGTTCGTACGCCGGCGGGCGGGAGCCGCCGCCTGGCGCGGGGCGGTCCTGGCGACGGCCGGGCTGGCCGGGCTGCTGGCCCTGACGGGCGGCGGCGGGCGGGCCGAGCAGTCCCTGTCGGGCGGGGAGCAGAGCCTGCTCCTGACCGCGACCGGGGCCCTGGTGTCCGTACTGTTCCTGGCCGCGCGCCGGGTGCGGCGGGTCACCGCCCACAGCGTGCTGCTGGCCACGGCCGCCGGAGCCGCCTTCGGGATGGCCTCGGTGTTCACGAAGTCGGTGGCCGAGAGCTTCGCACCGGACGCGCTGGTCACGCTGTGGCCGGAGCTGACCGCGATCGCCGCACTGGCCGCCGCCGGACTGCTGCTGTCGCAGGCGGCCTACCGCGGCGCCGGGCTGACGGCCCCGCTGGCCACCGTGACGGTGGCCAACCCGGTGGTCGCGGCGGCGGTCGGCATCGCGCTGTTCGACGAGGGCTTCCGCTACGGGGCGGCCGGCGTCGCCGCGGCGCTGGTGAGCGCGGCGGCGGCGGCGACCGGGCTCGTCCTGCTCACCGTCGCACCCCGGGAGGCGCGGGTGCCCGTACCGTCGGGACCCGCACCGTCGGGACCCGCTCCGGTCCCGGCTCCGTCGGTGGCCGGGACGCTGTCGGTGGCCGGGACGCCTCCAGTGGGCGGGACCCCGGCTTCAGCGGCCCCGGCTTCAGATGCTGACTCCGTGGGACCGCAGGTACCGCAGCGGGTCGATGTCGGAGCCGTAGCCGGGTCCCGTGCGCATCTCGAAGTGCAGGTGCGGCCCGGTCACGTTCCCCGTCGCCCCGGAACGGCCGATGCGCTGCCCGCCGGAGACCGCCGAGCCGGCTTTGACCGAGACCGCCGAGAGGTGCGCGTACTGGGAGTACCGGCCGTCGGTGTGCCGGATGACGACCTGGTATCCGTACGCACCGGCCCAGCCCGCTGAGACGATCTGCCCGCTGCTGACGGCCTTGACGGTGGTGCCGGTGGCCACCGGGAAGTCGATTCCGGTGTGGTAGCCGCTGGACCAGGACGAACCCGCGACGTGGTAGCCGGTGCCGAGGCCCGCGTCGACCGGGGCGCTGAAGGCTCCGGAGGGGGTCTGCGGCTTCTCCGCGGGCTTCTCGGCAGGCTTTTCGGCGGGCTTCGCCGGCTTCGAACCGGCCTGCTCCGCGGGCTTCGCCGGTGCCACGGGCTTCACCGGCTCGGCCGTGCGCGGCGGCTTCTGCGGATTCTGCGCGGGCGGCGCGGCCGTGACGCGCAGGGTGAGCCGCTGCCCGGGGAAGATCAGGTCCGGATCGCCGCCCACGACGGCCCGGTTGGTCGCGTACAGGGACTGCCAGCCGCCGTCGACGTGCTGCTCGGTGGCGATCGCCGACAGCGAGTCGCCGGGAGCGACGACGTAGGGGTTGGGCAGGACGGAACCCCCGGGCGGGCGGGGCGTCGCGGCTTGGGGAGCGGCCTTCGGAGTGGCCTTCGGCGCGGCCGGCGCCGCGACCTTCGGAGCCGTGGCCTTCCCCGGGCCCGTCACCTTGCCCTGGGCGCCGAGCGCGGGCGCCGGGCCGCTGCGGCTCAGTCCGGCCTGCTTCCCGCAGACCGGCCAGGCCTGTGGCCCCTGACCCTTCAGCACCTTCTCCGCGACGGCGATCTGCTGTGCCTTGGTGGCCAGATCGGCGCGGGCGGCGTACGCGGTTCCGCCGAAGGCGCGCCAGGTGCTCTGGCTGAACTGCAGTCCGCCGTAGTAGCCGTTGCCGGTGTTGATGTGCCAGTTGCTCGTGGACTCGCAGGCGGCGACCTTGCTCCACGTGTCCAGCGATGCGGCGTGCCCCGTGCCGGCTCCGATCAGGGGCAGCGCTATCCCGGCTCCGCCGGCGGTGACGACGAGCGAAGCACGGTTGATGCTGCTCGGCTGATACCGGCGGTGCCGGCCCCGTACACCCATGGGAGCCCCCATCGAAGACATCAGGAACCTCGCAACCTAACGCCACGACCGGGGCATGACAAGGCGCACAACACAACGCGCTCGAAGGGAAGTTGATTTAACGCCGAATGTAAGACGCCGGTAAGGATCACCGTCGGGGTAGCGTCGGTGTTCCTGCATTCCTCCGCACATCGAATGCACTGTCGACGCACTCAGGAGCGCACGCACATGACCAGCAGCACGGCCCAGATCGGCGTCACCGGACTCGCGGTGATGGGCAGCAACCTCGCCCGCAACTTCGCCCGCAACGGGTTCACCGTCGCCGTCCACAACCGCACCACCGCCAAGACCACGGCGCTCGTGGAGGAGTTCGGCCACGAGGGCTCCTTCGTGGCCGCCGGGAGCGCGAAGGAGTTCGTGGACGCGCTGGAGCGCCCGCGCCGTCTCATCATCATGGTGAAGGCCGGCGAGCCGACCGACGCGGTGATCCGCGAGTTCGCCCCGCTGCTGGAGCCGGGCGACGTGATCATCGATGGCGGGAACGCCCACTTCGAGGACACCCGCCGCCGCGAGAAGGAGCTGCGCGAGCAGGGCCTGCACTTCGTGGGCGTCGGGATCTCGGGTGGTGAGGAGGGCGCGCTGCTCGGCCCGAGCATCATGCCCGGCGGATCGGAGGAGTCCTGGGCCTCGCTCGGCCCGATGCTGGAGAAGATCTCCGCCAAGGCCGCCGACGGCACGCCCTGCACCTCGCACGTGGGCCCCGACGGCGCCGGGCACTTCGTGAAGATGGTGCACAACGGCATCGAGTACGCCGACATGCAGCTGATCGCGGAGGCCTACCACCTGCTGCGCGAGGTGGCCGGGTACTCCCCCGCGAAGATCGCCGAGACCTTCCGCGCCTGG
Protein-coding sequences here:
- a CDS encoding transglycosylase family protein encodes the protein MGVRGRHRRYQPSSINRASLVVTAGGAGIALPLIGAGTGHAASLDTWSKVAACESTSNWHINTGNGYYGGLQFSQSTWRAFGGTAYAARADLATKAQQIAVAEKVLKGQGPQAWPVCGKQAGLSRSGPAPALGAQGKVTGPGKATAPKVAAPAAPKATPKAAPQAATPRPPGGSVLPNPYVVAPGDSLSAIATEQHVDGGWQSLYATNRAVVGGDPDLIFPGQRLTLRVTAAPPAQNPQKPPRTAEPVKPVAPAKPAEQAGSKPAKPAEKPAEKPAEKPQTPSGAFSAPVDAGLGTGYHVAGSSWSSGYHTGIDFPVATGTTVKAVSSGQIVSAGWAGAYGYQVVIRHTDGRYSQYAHLSAVSVKAGSAVSGGQRIGRSGATGNVTGPHLHFEMRTGPGYGSDIDPLRYLRSHGVSI
- a CDS encoding SDR family NAD(P)-dependent oxidoreductase — its product is MTVTEDSQEQGHAFGPGIDPDRLALCLSVLDELDKLDVDHPDAITVRRATAGLYRTVKQRRRQDRRAAKTANDKAVTEATATGSAERIDDETEGLLPSSVTETGRIAGILQRPRSCYVCKARYVEVDYFYHQLCPGCAVENRTKREARADLAGKRALLTGGRAKIGMYIALRLLRDGAHTTITTRFPKDAIRRFKAMDDSADWMHRLEVVGIDLRDPAQSVALAEQVAAAGPLDILINNATQTVRRLPSAYAALVEGESAPLPAGELPAHHVIGAFNSGAVDGLAALPIGVSGLEAQKVADLALVAGNASLERHLAGTAIDAGGLLPDVVDSNTWVQTIDQISPVELLETQLCNYTSPFILISALRPAMAEAARKAAGGRAYVVNVSAMEGVFSRGYKGAGHPNTNAAKAAMNMVTRTSGQEMFQTDRILMTSVDTGWITDERPHFDKLRLAEEGFHAPLDLVDGAARVYDPIVRGELGEDLFGVFLKDYAPANW